gaaagTCACAaagttttatcgcgaaagtaaagctttttGTTATTCACATAAACAGTATTGCTTCATTTCAGCcgtttttgattgtctggtgATGGGAATATTGTactttttcggacagttccgtgattagctttaagtcctcgccttggccaaaatacacccagtacggaactattttcccaaaaaatcAAGTTCTACTAACAaactattttttcttcttcaaatatgttatttattagactgttcttagcaaatacctgaaaaaaaaatcgggaGTTACCGGGCTTGTTTCCCCACAAACTGCCGTGAAATGTGGTCATGGATTCGGAGATCACTCTCAGGATGGAGAATTGGCGCGCTGGGAACTGGgacgagacacaaaatggcgctcatgttatgcgcagaaaaggTTGCGCAATGCAAAACCAGGGAATCCCCTTAAGCTAAAACCGCTGGATGCGTAATCCAGTTGTGTTGTTATTGCGATGTAGATAAAACAAGAAATTCAGGGAATTATGATAATACTAATATTGGTCGCAAGAGTGGAAAAGGTgtatttgtgcccttgtagtgtcatttgcggccctcgcgcttcgcgctcgggccgcaaacgacactacgcgggcgcaaataaacaatattccctcaaaaagtcatgttattcccttattcaTTTTAGCCAGGCACAGAAAAGTtccttaatattattattatattattctaATAATTACTATGCTATTTTGATGAGAAGAATatttaaatttcctttttgcacAATCCAATAAAGTTTTGATAACATTGACGTTAATGATGAATTCTTTGACTAAAATTGTGCTACTTCCATGATTTGTTAGTTTCGCCAGTTTCCTGGCAGGGATTCCACAACAGCGTTGTAATTACagaggcagcactttctactcagatGGTCCGGCGAAgaagtcgaactcacgaccttttGCGAATATCACCTCGACAAGATGTGaatattatattaatttttgattgCCAAATATAGTGTAACTGATGGCAAGAATTTATCATAGTATTGATCTCCATGATGGAATCCAGCAATACAAAAGCAAACATTATGTTCTTCCTTGGCAAAGAAATGGACCAAGGGAAGTTACTCGGGATGCAAATGAACAAAGCGACGATGCAGATAATAACAAGAAAACTGACAGGTTACTTGGTGATGAAAGTGGAGCTGAGGATAATATTCCTTAAAGTGTAATGATACCGAGAaataaaaagaagcaaaagaagaaaaaagttaaaaaaaagccATCCTTGTCAGGCATCCTATGAAGTGGATTGTAGGCCTGCGAGAAAATATCTTAAGTTTGACTTTGTATAGGTAATcccatgatttcgagtgcaatttggaataaataagtaaaagtaaaaatacgtaaatttttcaaagactgacaaaatttggggtctttgaaaaatttaccagtgtctatttattccaaatttcacctgaaaaatcatgtgattacttattaataatatatatgagaaaatgcgagatggttaagcagaagaaacgcacgaatatgacgcaatcagggaaaagtTGCGCCATAACTTGCGCCATCTAAGGCGcacgcttgatttgaaagcaaaatatttGATTGGTACCgaccaaaccctattgtttagtagccaatcaaaagcgaGAATTATGTGAGTAAATTgcatttaagatgatttccgcacaacattcgagcaataatggcaaaaattggcaaaaattaagttaccaaaaaatcctcttagcatggtaatattttgaataaaggtaagaagattctatcgagatttaagctctcaagctgaccccgcgagagaaaattgaacttgaagttatccatatttcagttaaaaaggacatttcgcgttaagTTGTAAACataataacactcgcttttagcattcttacgaagtttgacattaaatttctcgagaatgcttggggatttcatcgcggggtcacttagagaactgaattacattGAGATGTTTGAAAtaacattcaagaagttagcgtgctgtgagtagatttttagcaaataatttttgcaagtaattgctcgaactttgaacggaatccgtcttaattattTTTGCATTGAATTAACGGAAAGTTAAGAAGCCAATAAAAGTTAAGCATATCATGCAAgcagccaataaactttaaccACCTTgaccaccctagccaatcaaaatcaaggaaaatttcttaagttAGCAGGTTGACAGgtacagattgaaaacaaacatggacgaaattaactggtccaatgacGTTTTTTTCACATGAGTTTTGTACAATATTTCTATACGTTATAGAAAGTTTATCAttagctgattatgtattgataagaagcgtgCCCTTATTTTAAATTCCAGAGTTATTGACCCAATTAACTGGTAATGGGatttcgtgtcgtacaattcaggggtaatggTGTTCGTAATTTCCAACCACTCGCCAGATTACTCCCTCGATTGTTGTCCCCTCAGTCCTACCATTAATTAAAATCAATGTTTTTTCATGTAACAGGAAAGAGGTGTTGCATCGTGCTTTTGTATTGTAATATTTCTTCTATTGTGGCCAAGTATAATAGCACCATTGTAGCGAAACACTGTGCAACCCACTAAATGATCGTTCCGGAGAACATGATGTAATTCTGGAATGTTATGCTAAAATTAGTTCAGGACTGGAAATACCCCACACAAACTACGTAGAGCAGTGTAATACAATGCCCAACAATAGCACAATTGCAAATATGTATATGTTTATCAGGATATGATCCCCTTTAAGAATTACAAGAAACTCATCACGGGCTAGGCAACCACTGGCTTTACCACGCTGACTTCAGTTTCAAATAGGAAATATCCCTcttcaaaaaaaacaacacgcacacacacatgaaaagttctttcaaaattggctttgcccaaatttctcttgctgcAGGGGGGGGGGGCCTGCCCCCTGGCCTATATGCCTATGTGAACGCAAATTAGAAACAAAAACTCATTAACGATAGAACCAAATGCAAATTTAATAGCAGCGGAAATATTGCAGTACATGTACGTCAAGGAAATAATTGTGTGATAACATGTTTTAACACTTCGATTGGATCAATTAAGTTTATCTGTAGTCTCTCCAATGAGTGGGGTGCTTGTACTAACTTAATTAACCCTGAGACAAACCGATTAATGTGCATCACAAAACTGCAGTTAGTCTCTGATTTCGGCGAGCAACAAACTCAACTAAAGGAGTACCGTGAATTACGAGTGCTCGGAAATTTCAAGGATAAGCCCCGCGTGGCCTCCGAATTTCGCGCGTGTATATCGCCTCCACTTTTTTACCGTTGGCCGAAATTAGTCGGTGAAttaatttgaaatcaaatatCAAATGCTTCTGAGTCATGTCGCGAAGAACGTCGTGATATAGTACGCGGAGAAAACCACAGCCGTGATGGTCAGACAACAGGATCCCAAGGTAACAAAAGTAGGGAGTTCTTGAAACAAGCTTCTGGCACAAATCACTTGAACAGCAAATTCAACCGTCAAATTGCAGAAGCTGTAAATGAATTAAGGAGTCCCATTAAGTCATACCTGATCTCGAGATATTAGGGCGACAAAATTGGCCGCGTGGCACTGAAAATCGATAGAATGGTCAATAGCTGTTAtagcagttgcgcccacgggcaaagcctcctttgtttacagctacatCTAGACGAGGCTATTAGCCAAGCTTATgagtcaaaaccgctgatatcTGCAATAAGAGCTATTCAAGAGGTCGCGCGTTTAATTCCCACTCTGGTCCCTGTCTTTGTGTGTATAACTATAATAGAGATGTCGGGATACATGACACTGTATTTTACCCTCTGTTCTCAAGATGATAGAAGCAGAAGAACTGACCAATTGAAATACAAGTGCAAATGTATTGTGATTAGCTTGTTCTTCTGTTCACGACTGCAACTGAGCAAGTTACCGACACTGTAGAAGAAACGTTCTCCTTCGGATCAGATGCCATTTCCGACGAGGATACGACGCCGTACGACAACAACAACTGTTACTTTAATAGTGACCGAAGGTGGAAAGGTGTGGCAGGCTTCCTTAACAGGTAAAGAGGAATGATGCGTCTAGATTGTAAAGAAAACGTTGTGTTGTGTATTTAGAAAGTGAAGCACGAAAATTTGGGAAATCAAACGACTTGATaacaaattaccaccgtaaaaagatttcAAAGTTGTACAAATGAAGATGCAAGAATTATCTAGCAAACTACTTTCACTAGAAAAATGGACAATTTTGACGTGAACAATCTTCTCACCTGAATTCAGGATCAATGACTGTGAGGGTGAAGATAAAAATCCCATCATCACATTCAGTCCACACGATATGTGACACTGAAGAACTATTCATAATCTCGTAAGCTTGATTCAGATTGTCTGGGATCACGGATTCACCTGGGGGATCTTCAAAGTAGCTACGGAAATTCTGAAATATAATGTTGCTGTTCAATAGTGTTTCGTGAAGACTCGTGCAAAATCGGGAGGCTCGACTCCTAACGGAAGCCGCTCGGAACCTTTCGCCCTCTTCGTGGGAGCAAAGCTGTTCAAACTAGGCTGTTATCACTGTTGTCGGCGGAGGTTACCGGTGGAGGCTAacgggtcattttccattgtgttgacccattagcctcgtctgcatgcagcttgGCCCGCAGGcttaactgtaataacagctattgaattGATAAGTCTATTGATTAATCCCTTCAATGATCTGGGTTCCGCCCAGAAACGTCTTGGAACAGACCTGTTTCGACCACGCTGCTTCCTTGTTTGTTCCTTGCATCGATTTTATCATCTGCTCCCAACTCTGAGCTTCTCTTATACATCCAGCCTGCGTGGAACAAACACTTTTGTCACAGCTTGCCTTCGAATGAGCCAAAAATAATATCATGCATGGCGAATACGAGCAACTGAAAAACGGGCACGTCACGATAAAGCAAAAAGATTTTCTTTAAGCCATTTACGGAGTGTAGTAATGCTGCAGATATCACCGCAAAAGCTCTACTTTCAAGACTCAAATGAAGGTCCTTTTATGCTATCGAAATATGTTGGGGGCTTTGCTTTTTTGCCGCTTTTAACCTCGCTCTGGCTGTCTTTCATCCCACACCACAGAAGGAATGACCTACTCGCTCGTTTTAGAGCTATACCTCCTTCATTGTGGCACTGTATTCGAAACCAGCTCGGCCTTGCTGTTCCCACAACACGTAATTTGTGTCCACTTCTTCCAAAAACATTTTGCGATTAGTTTTGGcattgcgtctcattggttgaaaacctgGCGCGGGTGTAAGCCAATCGCTgagcgtagcaattgcaatcgaGTAATTATTTTCGGCAGTCGTTTGCTTAATCCATGTCACATTCCGACATTGCATCGCGCTTAACAGACAACGTTTGCCTAATTCTAGATTTAAAATGTAATTACCTTGTCTGAAGTATCGTCACCTTCAAGGAAAATGTCCTTTCGCTGACCCCTACAACAGAGTAATATACAATGTCAGTAATATCTGGAATGGACACTGAATTCTCCGACCTGGTTAAATAACACAATGATCGTGTCTCGTTTCCAATCGTTCAAAGTTTCTTGACGAGCTATGAAAAGTGCACAAGGAAGTAGGCAATCGATTAATTACCGTGGGATGATGAAGGAAAAGTTCTGGAAACCATCACAGCTCGACGGTTTCCTAAGAAGAGTAAGAAATAAATATAAAACTGATCAGATGGGGAGATCCTTCAAATCAAAGGGAAGACCTTAGCTGGCCTCTAAACCAAATGGGACTACTTCACGCCGGTAACTTCTCGAAAAGGTTTCGCTACCTGCGCTGCTTCCAAAGTTAATCTCCTACGAGAACTTTACGGGAGACAGAGCCGTGGTTTGTTCTGTAACGGTACCATCGAGTCAATTTGGTTTTCCTCTCCAATTGTAAACTCTCCTTCTTTTCTACCTTTATCTATTCGAAATTTCTCATCGCTCTGCTCGTTCGAGACATCATCAAAGTCGATTCCATACATGTAGGAAGTCCATTCGATTCAACAGATTTTTATAACTTGTGAGATATTTAAGGTcagttcaactttttttttagtattagtatatcaatatatattttatgctgtttttaacttttaacttttagctattttattatattttagtttctttttgttacagaGGACCTCCTTGAAAACCACTTAACGTGATGGGAGTATCCTCTTTAaagatttgttattattattattattattattattattattattattattattattattaactcaatcttcaggcccgtagcaggggaAGAAGCAGGGGGGCTCGAGCCccccccagaaattttcagatttgaattaaattccgaaTTTTGCTGACTAAAATGGACAGCCGTCcatggaagctacagtttccaagtattgtcgatcacAGTAAGATTACGTACtattgttcttctgtgcaattggaattgtgtaaaggagCGAAATCGCGTTTTTGCTATGCCAAAAACAACCAAGAGCTTTAAAATATCcgtttatttttcatcaaaatagacagaagcaaaatggatcgaaatgcaccaatgaacttggacttttttggtttctaagaggtccgccagtgtaaaatatactactGTGGCTggagtaaaacttaggcttttccgcgtttatattgaaagtcttacaatgtcttcacaagagctgccgaaaaaaatcatccaaacgagataacggactattttgtctgtacagcgaatgcacatgcgtgggtGTATTTTGTGCCAGGACACACCAGCCcttaccatatggaaaaacacaagacttataatggcCCTGAACCAtgaagagtgtttctgcaagagcgcatgcgcaatcgttaaatatgcacctcCGCAAGACACACTCGAACCTACCACATGAagaaaataactagaatgctgtcgCATATATaagaattgctaccaattatttatcgagctgagtggacgaaagggttctgtcacgtatggtctaggggccgacatttctctccctccctgcctggcgacaggtatctgaaacttggctccaaaagcgacctccgggcagAAATCttggggagcatcgtttggtacgacgctctggcaccacgtccagaggtactgttgctttggtattttgtttgctCATGCGCAGgtaccctagaactgaagttctcTCCACACCCATGGAGAAAAAATATCCgcatagggtcgactaaatacgACATGCTGCCATTCCCCTGTATTGAATCGACTTCAATGGtgtctcgaaacgacttcaatttgtatcgaaacgactttGCATCGAAACGACCGACCTCTATTACGAAAGTGTCTATACCTTAGTGACACTTTACTCACAGCCCCCACGATTActcgtttctacgcttcgcgcaCGCTTCCCATGGTCTTTCATCTCTCCATCCTGGGAACCGCAACGAGACTGAAAACGATCCAGCTTTGCACAGAAGTTATCAGCTTGAGTAGTAGCCGCCAAATGCAGTGACACCCAATTGCAAATCAAAATGATAACTTCTGCCAATGAAGTCAATGATAATGTATCACCAAATATTATATAATACACAAAGCTACTGCCACACACAAGAAAATCTGCGCAAGCAACGCACAATTATTGGAAATGTTCTCAATTTACTTGGAACTCTTATGaaactataaaaaaaattcttacccTCTGGGAAATATTCGTCTGAACGGTGGGCTGCCAACTGTTACAGTTGTTTCCTTGATTTGAGCAATAAGAGAGACAAGAAACAccaatatcattattataattagaataataatattgacagTAAAAAGAGGAAATTCTTGAGAGCAGAGAGAAAATTCAGGCCCCACTGCTGTCTACTttcattattttccttctcTCAAACTCTTTTTGATAACTTTGGTAAAATTAAATCTTAAGTCTTTTGCATCTTCACAAACACTTTCAACATTGTCAATCAGTAACATAATTCCATGTTTGGAATTATCAAAAGCTTACAATACAAAAAATGTTGAAACAACTTCGTCAAACTTCCTTTCCCATAGAAAATTTTTTAACTAGACAGGGATTGAATCTAGCTTGACTCTACTTGGAATGACTTGCATTAAGCTGCACATCCACTGAACATGAACCTCACAAAAAATTTGCCTGGTTCTACACAGCAGAGCCAGCTAAGCGTCTGGCTCATTCATTGTTACAAATTATCAGCTTGACATGATGCTGGCGAGAATGATACATTGTTAAAAAGCATAAATTTGAAGCTTACAGCTTTTAATGTACTGCATGCAGAATCCTCCGAAAATGTCTTGATTGCAAATGAAACTTCCACTGGACTTTCACTTAATCTGAAAACAGGATTTTACAACATAAAATAATTGGCTAGGCAtcatgaatgacatgaatggtATGATTGAGAACATACCAACTAAAGAAGAACTAAAGTCAGTATGAGTGCTACTATTGAAAGCTGTGCCTTATTTTTTACAAAAGAGTTAAACTGCCAAGTTGATGAAAGCAGTCAAGTTGTCTGCTATTCTCAGACAACCTAACTGTTAACTGAAATTAAAGAACATTTTGCAGAAA
This genomic window from Acropora muricata isolate sample 2 chromosome 2, ASM3666990v1, whole genome shotgun sequence contains:
- the LOC136904889 gene encoding cation channel sperm-associated auxiliary subunit epsilon-like, which codes for MKEAGCIREAQSWEQMIKSMQGTNKEAAWSKQNFRSYFEDPPGESVIPDNLNQAYEIMNSSSVSHIVWTECDDGIFIFTLTVIDPEFSFCNLTVEFAVQVICARSLFQELPTFVTLGSCCLTITAVVFSAYYITTFFAT